The Deltaproteobacteria bacterium genomic sequence TCCATCGCAGTAGCGCACCACGCGGTCGATGCCTTTGGCGGTTAAGGTACCCAACAACACCGGCGGATTGGGTTTCTGTGCTGGTTTGGGATAACTCCAGATTTTCTCGAAATTGACGAACTCGCCGTGGTACTCGGCTTCTTCTTTCGTCCAAATTTCCTTCATGGCCTCAATGCGCTCGCGCAGCACCTTCCAGCGTTTCTTGAACGGGGTGCCATGATGTTCCATCTCTTCGGCGTTCCAGCCAGCGCCGATGCCGAAGAGTAAGCGGCCATTCGACAGGGCATCGACCGAGGCGACTTCCTTGGCCATTACGATCGGGTCGCGCTCGATCACCAAGCAGATGCCGCTGCCGATCTTAATTGTCTTCGTGGCTGCCGCCGCCGCCATGAGGGCAACGAAAAGATCGTGCGTGTGCCAGTATTCCTTGGGCAACTCGCCGCCTCCCGGCCATGGGCTTTTCCGGCTCGCGGGAATGTGCGTGTGTTCCGGGAACCAGACCGACTCGAACCCCCGCGCTTCGCATTCGCGCGCGAGGTCGTCCGGACGCATCGCATAATCGGTCGCAAACATAGTGACGCCAAGCTTCATACAGCCTCCTTAATGTGATGTGGGAAAGATCCGAAGAAAAAACCGCTCCCCAGCCCTTACCAAGTTCCGGCGGGGCAAGCAACTCGTGGGCTTACTTGTTCCCCGGCATTGCGAACGGGGTGGCCGAACCGTCGAACACCGACGGTGGGTTTTGCTGTCCCAGGATCGCTTCCATGCGCCGGCGTACAACTGGAAGCAGCTCGGGGTGAGGAAGAATATAGAATTGTTCGTTCTGCACCGCCACGAAGACCTTGTCCGCGACTTCTGCTGGCGGAGTGCCTGAAGCGATGCCAGCGAACATCACCGTAGCAAAGGAGATTTCCGCTTCGGAAAATTGCGGGGTTTCCACTTGCAAGGCAGTGGGGCGGTTACGCTCCGAGGTGGCAATGTTAGTGTTGACGAAGCCCGGACAGAGCACCGACACTTTCACCTTGGCGTTTTGCATCGCCAGTTCCATATGTAAGGATTCGGAGATGGTCACGACGGCGAATTTCGTCACGTCATAGACCGACATGAAAGGCGAGGAGATCAGTCCCGCCATGGAAGCGGTGTTCACGATATGCCCTTCGGTGTCTTGTTTGAGCATGATCGGGGTAAAGGTGCGAATGCCATGAATGACACCCCACAAATTGACGCCGAAAGCCCATTCCCAGTTCTGCACCGGCTGCGTCCACATGGGGCCGAACCCGCCGCCCACGCCGGCATTGTTACACACGATATGCGCGCCGCCGAATGCCTCCAGGGTTTTTTGCGCCAGGGCCTCGACCGATTCCGCCTTGGCCACATCGGTGAGCACGCCCAGCGCGGTCGCGCCGGCGGCACGCATTTCTTGCTCGGCTTGTTGCAGTGCGCTTTCCTCGATGTCGGCGAGCACCACTTTCATGCCGGCGGCAGCGAAACGTTCGGCCATGGCGCGGCCAATGCCGCTCGCTCCTCCGGTGACGACGGCCACGCGGTCCTTAAAGTCTTTCATCTGCTTTCCTCCTGCTGCTATTTCCAAGATGGTGTTGCGCGCCTAATCTATCTGTCTTCCCTCGCGTTGCCTATGACGAGATTGCCTGTAGATAAAAGGAAGGAAGAACGGATATGGTCCATCTTACCGCTCAGACGTGGGAGGCTATCGGCTTGCATGCGCAAGCGACTTTTCCGGAGGAATGTTGCGGCGTGATTCTCCGCCGTGGGGGAGGAGAGGAAGCATGCCGCATCACCAATATCCAGAATGCCATGCATGCCAAAGCTCCCCAAGATTATCCACGCGACGCCAGCATCGCATATTTTATGGACCCAAAAGAGCTATTTGCGATCCTGCACGACGTCGATAGTGGAAAAGCTGTGCTCACGGCCTTTTATCATTCGCATCCTAACCATGACGCCTACTTTTCTGCCGAGGACAAAGCCCGGGCTATGTTTGGCGATGAGCCTTCGTATCCCGACACCGCGTACATCGTCATTTCCATTTATGATCGTGAGATCAAAGCCTTACGTGCGTATGCGTGGAACGAAAACGCCAAAGATTTTATCGAAACGGACCTGACCGTTGTGGTCTAGGGCGTTGCCAAATGCCGCGCTGTGGGATAGGAGCGGAGCGGTTGTCGGCACTACTGATGAGGAGGAAATAGCATGGCGAAATGGATGAAATGGGATTGGCGAGTTGTGGGTGGGGCGATGGCAGGGCTCCTGCTCTGGGCATCGTCCCCGGTCCTAGCGGAAGATCTGCTCCCGAAAGCTGGGACGTGGTCCTTTGGGACGCGCTCCGGTTATACGTTCGGTCTCGATAACAAGGACGTGGAGATGGTTCCCGTGCATCTGCACATTGGCTACACCATGTTCAATGGGAAGTTGTGGTTTCTTCCAGAGGGATCGTTTGAGATTGGTGTTGAACCGTTTGCTTCCGTTATTACAGACTTCAAACAACACCGAGGGTCTGGCTCGGGCGACGATTCCGGGGACTCAGGAGAAGATGAGCTTACTTCTTCGTTCTCTTCCAGTTCCGAGACAAAAAAACGAGTAAGCGGGTCGAACGAGTTCGGCCTCGCCCT encodes the following:
- a CDS encoding SDR family NAD(P)-dependent oxidoreductase → MKDFKDRVAVVTGGASGIGRAMAERFAAAGMKVVLADIEESALQQAEQEMRAAGATALGVLTDVAKAESVEALAQKTLEAFGGAHIVCNNAGVGGGFGPMWTQPVQNWEWAFGVNLWGVIHGIRTFTPIMLKQDTEGHIVNTASMAGLISSPFMSVYDVTKFAVVTISESLHMELAMQNAKVKVSVLCPGFVNTNIATSERNRPTALQVETPQFSEAEISFATVMFAGIASGTPPAEVADKVFVAVQNEQFYILPHPELLPVVRRRMEAILGQQNPPSVFDGSATPFAMPGNK
- a CDS encoding M67 family metallopeptidase, whose protein sequence is MVHLTAQTWEAIGLHAQATFPEECCGVILRRGGGEEACRITNIQNAMHAKAPQDYPRDASIAYFMDPKELFAILHDVDSGKAVLTAFYHSHPNHDAYFSAEDKARAMFGDEPSYPDTAYIVISIYDREIKALRAYAWNENAKDFIETDLTVVV
- a CDS encoding acyloxyacyl hydrolase, yielding MAKWMKWDWRVVGGAMAGLLLWASSPVLAEDLLPKAGTWSFGTRSGYTFGLDNKDVEMVPVHLHIGYTMFNGKLWFLPEGSFEIGVEPFASVITDFKQHRGSGSGDDSGDSGEDELTSSFSSSSETKKRVSGSNEFGLALPMFTYYFNLGGNIVPYLTAGTGIMYKDLRGLRLGGHFTFMETAGVGIAYFVSKDVSLSAEWRFRHMSNAGIYNDNVGLNSSQVMAGFSYYLPN
- a CDS encoding LLM class F420-dependent oxidoreductase, whose translation is MKLGVTMFATDYAMRPDDLARECEARGFESVWFPEHTHIPASRKSPWPGGGELPKEYWHTHDLFVALMAAAAATKTIKIGSGICLVIERDPIVMAKEVASVDALSNGRLLFGIGAGWNAEEMEHHGTPFKKRWKVLRERIEAMKEIWTKEEAEYHGEFVNFEKIWSYPKPAQKPNPPVLLGTLTAKGIDRVVRYCDGWIPVGVTPKTLPNAQQELKTCAEQAGRKAAEFPISIFGAPGKEDTLSQFRDQGVDRVVLGLPSAKEDKILPTLDRYAALVPKFA